Proteins encoded in a region of the Zea mays cultivar B73 chromosome 2, Zm-B73-REFERENCE-NAM-5.0, whole genome shotgun sequence genome:
- the LOC103646778 gene encoding uncharacterized protein: protein MARPSLLSARLLLLLPSLHGYLPHPLAALLSLSLSLVLSSPPRPALCSLLSAGAQAPCSTALSPAYPSSLLPMATAAAPCSATHFPVLNLQLGYSAPISLAAPCSVAARRSSSHGRRAWSLLLPARTPALLGSSPSIPYVN from the exons ATGGCGCGCCCCTCCCTGCTCTCAGCTCGGCTTCTGCTTCTCCTCCCCTCCTTGCACGGCTATCTCCCTCATCCATTGGCGgcgctgctctctctctctctctctctggtgCTCAGCTCTCCACCGCGCCCTGCCCTCTGCTCGCTCCTCTCTGCCGGCGCCCAAGCCCCATGCTCGACCGCGCTCTCCCCTGCCTATCCGAGTTCGCTGCTCCCCATGGCCACCGCGGCGGCTCCCTGCTCGGCCACTCATTTTCCTGTGCTCAATCTCCAGCTCGGCTACTCGGCGCCCATCTCCCTGGCCGCGCCCTGCTCGGTTGCTGCTCGCCGGAGTTCCAGCCATGGCCGCCGAGCTTGGTCCCTGCTCCTCCCTGCGCGCACCCCGGCCCTGCTCGGATCCTCGCCGTCGATTCC GTACGTGAATTAA
- the LOC118476338 gene encoding uncharacterized protein, translated as MATAAAPCSTLIFMCSISCSATRCPSPWPCPALLLHAGVPAMVVELGPCSSLRAPRPCSDPRRRFRLNSLHPARMAAPAPSSRPHAQPESLASSRPARFSGARAVRRSPRVHPRPRRTPLFGLGLVVVRMLLGWVTVVAIVVSIFPVDLAVIHGRDLVKCVRRLALCR; from the coding sequence ATGGCCACTGCAGCGGCTCCCTGCTCGACGCTCATTTTCATGTGCTCAATCTCCTGCTCGGCTACTCGGTGCCCATCTCCCTGGCCATGCCCTGCTCTGTTGCTGCACGCCGGAGTTCCAGCCATGGTCGTCGAGCTTGGTCCCTGCTCCTCCCTGCGCGCACCCCGGCCCTGCTCGGATCCTCGCCGTCGATTCCGCCTGAACTCCCTCCACCCTGCTCGCATGGCCGCGCCGGCTCCCTCTAGTCGACCGCACGCCCAGCCAGAGTCCCTGGCTAGCTCGCGCCCTGCTCGGTTTTCAGGTGCACGCGCGGTTCGTCGGTCGCCCCGCGTTCATCCTCGACCTCGTCGCACGCCACTCTTTGGTCTAGGACTAGTTGTCGTGCGTATGCTACTGGGATGGGTGACAGTTGTTGCCATCGTGGTGTCGATTTTCCCTGTCGACCTTGCCGTCATCCATGGTCGCGACCTCGTCAAATGTGTTCGTCGCTTGGCCCTGTGTCGTTAG